In one Prosthecochloris aestuarii DSM 271 genomic region, the following are encoded:
- a CDS encoding metal-dependent transcriptional regulator, which produces MDGRLGVIKGETLGESNDMYLLTVFRLVERGGEVSISHLAEATGHSMSTVSEKVRRLTRRGYLLHEWRGAVTLSAEGWRYAGRLLRKRRLIETFLVCQAGYNVYDVHVDACRLEHVISDRLTDALERMLDYPRHDPHGHPIPDKEGVISAAYTVSLTVLDEGCHAEVVSLNSEDMERLKYLDELGFSPGVTFRLLHKAPFDGPLTIDMNGYCFSLALSLASSIDVVVQKDLSSGTNGMS; this is translated from the coding sequence ATGGACGGGCGGTTAGGTGTTATCAAGGGCGAGACGCTTGGCGAGTCAAATGATATGTATCTTCTGACCGTGTTTCGTTTGGTGGAGCGTGGTGGAGAGGTTTCAATCAGCCATCTTGCCGAAGCGACTGGTCACAGCATGTCGACCGTTTCGGAAAAAGTGAGACGGCTTACCCGGAGAGGCTATCTTTTACATGAGTGGCGTGGAGCGGTAACATTAAGCGCAGAGGGTTGGCGTTATGCGGGCAGGTTGTTGAGAAAACGCCGGCTCATTGAGACTTTTCTTGTTTGTCAGGCCGGTTACAACGTGTATGATGTGCATGTTGATGCATGCCGTCTTGAGCATGTGATCTCGGATAGGTTGACCGATGCGCTTGAACGGATGCTTGATTATCCCCGTCATGATCCTCATGGTCATCCCATCCCGGATAAGGAAGGAGTTATTAGCGCTGCATATACGGTTTCTCTCACTGTGCTCGATGAAGGATGTCATGCTGAAGTGGTGTCACTCAATAGCGAAGATATGGAGCGGTTGAAGTACCTTGATGAACTGGGCTTCAGTCCGGGAGTTACTTTTCGTCTTCTGCATAAGGCTCCTTTTGACGGTCCTCTTACTATCGACATGAACGGTTATTGTTTTTCTCTTGCGCTATCTCTGGCATCCTCCATTGACGTTGTGGTTCAGAAAGATTTGTCGTCTGGAACAAATGGCATGTCATAG
- a CDS encoding 4Fe-4S binding protein, protein MALYITEECTYCGACEPECPVNAISAGEEIYMIDASACNECEGLDTQACASVCPSECIVQG, encoded by the coding sequence ATGGCACTCTACATTACAGAAGAATGCACCTATTGCGGCGCATGCGAACCGGAATGCCCGGTCAATGCAATTTCAGCAGGCGAAGAGATCTACATGATAGACGCTTCAGCCTGCAATGAATGCGAAGGACTCGACACCCAGGCCTGCGCATCGGTCTGTCCTTCCGAATGTATTGTTCAGGGATAA
- a CDS encoding DUF3793 family protein: MKSPYFDISQPLMEKWKSQLDQLSADKQRLESWLFVQASGVLFVGKTGELIILKKDFFRMPVYDMTRSIGLFCGFWGLRYKVLVDSAHSMKVIIYKADAVERRLQRASKKFLHCYLCYPFGLSATTFLHEVGCRWKRDGRVPHEIGIALGYPLKDVWGFMGFRKCHCQGSCGWQIFGDPQYSMNMRARFDEARKTAVGLLNAA; the protein is encoded by the coding sequence ATGAAATCACCATATTTCGATATTTCTCAACCATTGATGGAAAAATGGAAATCACAACTCGATCAGTTATCGGCTGATAAGCAGAGACTTGAATCATGGCTTTTCGTTCAGGCGTCAGGGGTCTTGTTTGTCGGAAAGACCGGTGAGCTGATTATCCTGAAAAAGGATTTTTTTCGCATGCCCGTCTATGACATGACGCGCTCTATCGGGTTGTTTTGCGGTTTCTGGGGGCTTAGGTACAAGGTTCTTGTCGATAGTGCTCATTCAATGAAGGTTATTATTTATAAAGCTGATGCTGTTGAGAGGAGGCTGCAGAGGGCTTCAAAAAAATTTCTTCACTGTTATCTTTGTTACCCTTTCGGGCTTTCGGCAACAACGTTTTTGCATGAGGTTGGCTGTCGATGGAAGCGAGATGGCAGGGTGCCGCATGAGATAGGGATAGCTTTGGGCTATCCGCTGAAGGATGTCTGGGGATTTATGGGTTTTCGGAAATGCCACTGCCAGGGTAGCTGTGGATGGCAGATTTTCGGGGATCCGCAGTACTCCATGAACATGAGGGCGAGATTTGATGAGGCAAGAAAAACAGCAGTCGGACTGCTTAATGCTGCCTGA
- a CDS encoding ExbD/TolR family protein — MSKIKSKRIGFRIDMTLMVDVAFLLLTFFMLTTKFRPPEPVKVDIPSSHSEQKVPESGILTVTISGDNAYFMGVSSQPDRVALFERVIGPKLKASGADPAAVEDSLQHFKLAESFPVDRGEIERFVMTARVSNQKIRPVVKADMSADFEAVDHVLKVFKESNILTFNLVTALEKEGG, encoded by the coding sequence ATGTCGAAGATTAAATCCAAAAGGATTGGTTTCAGGATCGATATGACGCTGATGGTCGATGTGGCATTTCTTCTGCTGACCTTTTTTATGCTGACCACGAAGTTTCGTCCACCCGAGCCGGTAAAAGTTGATATTCCTTCTTCTCATTCGGAACAGAAAGTTCCTGAATCGGGAATCCTCACCGTCACGATCAGCGGTGATAACGCGTACTTCATGGGGGTCTCATCGCAGCCCGACAGAGTGGCTCTTTTTGAGCGTGTTATCGGGCCAAAACTCAAGGCATCAGGTGCCGACCCTGCCGCTGTCGAAGATTCCCTGCAGCATTTCAAACTTGCCGAGAGCTTTCCTGTCGATCGGGGAGAAATTGAGAGGTTCGTCATGACAGCCAGGGTCTCAAACCAGAAAATCCGTCCAGTCGTCAAGGCGGATATGAGTGCTGATTTTGAGGCCGTTGATCATGTGCTGAAGGTGTTTAAGGAATCCAATATTCTTACCTTCAACCTGGTAACCGCTCTCGAGAAGGAGGGAGGCTGA
- a CDS encoding energy transducer TonB, translating into MNLEKIHKGAPDKVNRWTSGSGYLDTDRLRGVGYGNLVLRRQSHLYLAHGVVTAAVLLGMFWVVSGNWERFIGVLGLGDGRQSAEIEYVAITHAVQLPPPPLIDKPLPPKAPEVPAQLVMPPKVETPPNVGKVKQVKKEEAPPQQTLATQEEIREVVQKQPGVGEAGSGGGAGGIGDGPVFVPVEKMPTFRRQVKPRYPEYARRAGIEGRVFVSVLISERGKPIKAQIMKREPGDRTVFDEAAIDAVMKSRYTPGIQNGRPVKVWLTLPIRFTLR; encoded by the coding sequence GTGAATCTTGAAAAGATACATAAAGGCGCACCAGACAAAGTGAATCGCTGGACGTCGGGAAGCGGTTACCTTGATACGGATCGTTTGCGTGGTGTAGGGTACGGTAACCTGGTGCTGCGCCGCCAGAGCCACCTGTATCTTGCGCACGGAGTGGTCACAGCAGCAGTTCTTCTTGGAATGTTCTGGGTGGTGAGTGGTAACTGGGAGCGGTTTATCGGAGTTTTGGGTCTGGGTGACGGTAGGCAAAGCGCTGAGATAGAGTATGTGGCCATTACCCATGCAGTGCAGTTGCCGCCTCCTCCGCTGATCGATAAGCCGTTGCCGCCGAAGGCGCCGGAGGTTCCTGCGCAGCTGGTCATGCCGCCGAAAGTGGAGACGCCTCCGAACGTTGGGAAGGTGAAGCAGGTGAAGAAAGAGGAGGCTCCGCCGCAACAGACGCTCGCGACGCAGGAGGAGATCCGCGAGGTGGTGCAGAAGCAGCCGGGAGTCGGTGAAGCAGGCTCTGGCGGGGGCGCAGGGGGGATCGGAGACGGGCCGGTGTTTGTTCCGGTCGAGAAAATGCCGACGTTCAGGCGACAGGTCAAGCCCCGTTATCCGGAGTACGCTCGCCGGGCAGGTATCGAGGGAAGAGTGTTTGTCAGTGTCCTGATTTCAGAGCGAGGCAAGCCGATCAAGGCGCAGATCATGAAGCGCGAGCCGGGGGACAGAACGGTTTTTGACGAGGCGGCTATAGACGCGGTGATGAAATCCCGCTATACCCCGGGCATCCAGAACGGCAGGCCGGTCAAGGTCTGGCTGACCCTGCCGATACGTTTTACCCTTCGTTGA
- a CDS encoding FeoC-like transcriptional regulator, translated as MSLVDLKDYLQKRKRVSIGDLSIHFRTSSTALEPMLEHWVRKGSVQKVAHEGCCQGTHVGCSCGGNHQEWYEWTGG; from the coding sequence ATGTCACTGGTTGATCTGAAGGACTATCTGCAGAAGAGGAAGCGTGTGTCAATCGGCGACCTCAGCATTCATTTCAGAACATCGAGCACTGCTCTTGAACCGATGCTGGAGCATTGGGTGAGAAAGGGATCGGTTCAGAAGGTGGCGCATGAAGGGTGTTGTCAGGGGACGCACGTCGGCTGTAGCTGTGGCGGAAATCATCAGGAATGGTATGAATGGACGGGCGGTTAG
- a CDS encoding MotA/TolQ/ExbB proton channel family protein yields MKQGLFTAILIAITYAVSLSFYVWMGTTSPDSMFHAVYKGGPVVSVLMALILMVIAYIVERIIALNKASGKGNIAEFVKSLKSDVDNGQIDSAISKCDDHQSSLAAVMRAVFERYKVLSIHHVTDREKKISEMEKAVEEATIMEMPLLEKNLVAISTIASISTMVGLLGTTMGMIRAFTAMATSGAPDAVQLSLGISEALFNTALGIFGGIIGIVTYNIFTHKVDAFTYVIDEAAFYIIQTLGSAKSE; encoded by the coding sequence ATGAAACAGGGTTTATTTACCGCAATCCTGATCGCGATCACCTATGCTGTTTCCCTGAGCTTTTATGTCTGGATGGGCACGACCTCTCCGGATTCGATGTTTCACGCAGTCTATAAGGGAGGCCCTGTCGTTTCTGTGCTAATGGCACTGATCCTGATGGTGATCGCCTACATTGTCGAGCGAATCATTGCCCTCAACAAGGCGTCGGGAAAAGGAAATATTGCGGAGTTTGTCAAAAGCCTTAAATCGGATGTCGATAACGGGCAGATCGATTCGGCTATTTCAAAATGCGATGATCATCAGAGTTCTCTTGCAGCAGTGATGCGGGCTGTGTTCGAGCGATACAAGGTGCTTTCCATTCACCATGTTACCGACAGGGAAAAGAAGATCAGCGAGATGGAAAAAGCGGTAGAGGAGGCGACCATCATGGAGATGCCGCTGCTCGAGAAAAATCTTGTGGCGATATCTACGATTGCCTCTATTTCAACGATGGTCGGTCTTCTCGGGACGACCATGGGTATGATCCGGGCGTTTACCGCGATGGCGACCAGCGGAGCCCCTGATGCGGTGCAGCTGTCTTTGGGTATTTCAGAAGCACTGTTCAATACGGCACTGGGTATTTTTGGCGGGATTATCGGGATTGTCACCTACAATATTTTCACCCATAAAGTGGATGCGTTTACCTATGTGATCGATGAGGCGGCATTCTATATTATACAGACGCTCGGGTCCGCTAAATCAGAGTAG
- a CDS encoding ExbD/TolR family protein — MGLVDSPNDRRSSRKGSRQSKRLGFHIDMTPMVDVAFLLLTFFMLTTTFGKPNTMEINIPPESGEVKIAENNVMTFRIVEDGYAYWSIGDQTPTRISLYDEGRERGAMSLGKELRLMLRQQTALNAKLVIIVKISDRAKYKYLVDLIDEFNLLQIDRFSLDDFTDTDAHVISAFGSANNTVRGESSES, encoded by the coding sequence ATGGGACTGGTTGATTCTCCTAATGATCGCAGATCTTCACGTAAAGGCAGCCGTCAGAGTAAACGTCTCGGTTTTCATATTGATATGACGCCGATGGTGGATGTGGCGTTCCTGCTGCTGACGTTCTTCATGCTGACAACGACCTTCGGCAAGCCCAATACCATGGAGATCAATATTCCGCCAGAGAGCGGAGAGGTCAAGATTGCCGAAAACAACGTTATGACATTCCGTATCGTTGAAGACGGTTATGCGTACTGGTCGATCGGCGATCAGACTCCGACCCGGATCAGCCTGTACGACGAAGGCCGTGAACGCGGAGCAATGTCGCTCGGAAAGGAGCTTCGTCTCATGCTCCGTCAGCAGACCGCCTTGAACGCTAAGTTGGTAATTATTGTCAAAATCAGCGACAGGGCCAAGTACAAGTACCTTGTCGATCTTATTGATGAGTTCAATCTTCTTCAGATCGACCGTTTCAGCCTCGATGATTTTACCGATACTGACGCGCATGTGATCAGTGCATTCGGATCGGCTAACAACACCGTCAGGGGGGAGAGCAGTGAATCTTGA